The sequence ccaaagcccatttagttataaccttagtcgggtcaacacaatctccttatatatttttttttgtagttttcATAAAAGATTAcaaccaagagagagacaagttcagaatctagtttaagagaataattaccatattttaaacttacttcaatgtttgttcaatttcatggtaaaatatgtatttatcagtttaaaaatattgataagtgctatggaaaggtaactaaattataaattattaagcacttatcacttgcacctgcacctactgctggctaagataaggaacccaatgggtcacacacaagggaattgatcaagggtctaattggattagatcatgtttgcaagatgaacatgctagcacatgttgcaaaccctagctcttgattcaaattaaattcgaatctgattcttaggttaggttgatctaatatgattagatcatgacctaatatgggttagccaagagttggaacccatttggctttaattagacctgatttgattaggtttaatgttttctttaagttggttaaacccaattggattgggtttgatagggccttcacttctggaccattggatcgcttcctggatgaaggatctggtccactggttggcgccttcatctggaccattggatggattcctggatgaaggatctggaccattggtcagcgcctgaatctggaccactggatggctctctggatgaaatatctggaccattggtcagcgcctgaatctggaccactggatggctctctggatgaaagatctggaccgttcctcagcgcctgaatctggaccatcggtgatggcatcttgcttctggaccattggatgacaccctggatgatgatgccttgatctggaccattagatggtgcctagatctggaccattggctttggttcactgcatttgggcccttggatcatcaggatttaagagggagacatgagaaagaagttgatacacccttctccttagcaccccatcatgatgggatgcctctcttggcacatgcctcatcatgatgaggtgtgtggatgggatgcatccctttatgatgcatccctccatctcttataaataaggaggtgccttggggttctaaagatcatccaagaaaaagcctctccttctctctcccttatcccttctttcttacaagcctctctcttttgtcctaacccaagacaagagggtcttctttaggacaaaaaggctagtgaatgttttagaggtagaaaggaagaaggaagtgaaggaaaatcagccaattaaattctttggaaggattgaacaattagaatcaagttttggtggagctagagttttgaacccattcctgtgtggatcaacatcggagggtgaacatttgggcaccttaggacatcttcagacatattggatatagcgtgataggtattcttctataccaagattatattttctacattatttggttatactattaaggcaatcttggcttattagggtttcatataatgggttttataagaaaattttataatcccatatcttccactgcaccctagggcactgggaaacccaacacATTCACCCCCGAGTGGCCTTGTTCTtgtggaaggtggcttgggggtGTTTACCTACTAGTGGGGTTTTGGTGAGACGGGGAGTGAGGGTCCCGGCCGGATGTGGAGCTTGTCAGACGACAGAGGAGACCATCTATCATGTTCTTTTTGAGTGCCCTAGAGCTAGTCAGATATGGAGACATGCTTCAGCTCAGCCCGACCAGAGGCAGTTGTGGGCGTCCATTGAGGAGTTCCTTCGTCACTTGGAGGCCTCGGTCCGGGGGTCTGtacgagaggagagggggactcGTGATGCCTACCTGGCCTATCATTGTTGGCTAGGGAGGAATACATGGGTTTTCGATGGTGAGAGCCACCATCCGAGGTTGGTGGCGGACCGAGCTCTACGGCTTGCGGCGGAGATCACCGGCTCTGTTGAGGCTACACCTACTGGGttggctagggacatctggggcccccATTCTGCTCTTGCAGCGTCCAGGACGATACTTGTATcctgggtgcccccaccccctggctttctcaaggtgaacttcgatggcaGCGTATCAGCGGATGGGAGCTACGGAGGTGTGGGATttattattagggatcatgacgCCAGACTTGTGGCGGCAGGTGGACGCAGGATTTTTGACTCATCAGTGGTGACTGCAGAGCTTCGGGCGGCCTGGGAGGGTGTCTCCTATGCAAGGCGGGTACTTGGTGCGGGTCACATCCTTCTCGAGGGGGACTCGACCACGGTGGTTGGGTGGATCCGGGAAGGGGGGTACTCAGTCGAGGACCGGCCGCTGCTTCACGATATCCGTAGAGCTTTGGGGGAGACTGTCTCCTACCAAGCCTCGCACGTATATCGGGAGGCAAACGGTGCGGCTGACTGGGTTGCTTCCTTCGCGGCTTATCATTCGGGAGGTTTTCTTTGGATAGGCCACGAGGCTGTGCCTTCGTCCTTGCGtagcattttgttttctgattttgtggGCCAGTTTCACGCTCGTCATGTGTGAGCTgccgatttaccaaaaaaaaaagaaagaaaggaaaacacAAAGTGAAGACTTCTTGGCCAGCACCACAGTTGCACTTGAGTGACTCTTGGAAAGTGTTTTCTAAAATATATGACCAACAATTCTCTAGTGGAATCAATGTGctgtttttttatctatataatACTTTTTTAGAAATAGATGCAAGGATCTATGTGTGCATATATTTAATCCTGCTATATATTGACTAAATCAGGAGTACTTATGCGAAattaagaaattcaaataatattttttggttaGTCTTTTTAGATGATATccctaattattttaaattgtaTCAAAAGGAATCCGAAACATAGCCCATGTGGACTAGAAGACACTGTAGCACGAGGTTTTTTAGACCCATCATAGGTTGATTGTAGTACttatgattggatttgattagatttAACCCTTGTTTGGTGCTTAAATAGAGAAAGTATGCGAGAACCCATGCTACTatgtatttagtctcatatGGCTATATATTGGGTAGATTTTGGATATTAATAGATAGTTAAAGAgtataaataatatctttcggctaatttttttttaagtaagattttgaaaataagatagAAAATTTTAACGGAAATTGAGCTAACAGTGGATCTCtaacccaaatccttcatgctAACTTTCAAAGATTTTACTGAAAATCTACATACATGTCAACTATGCCatcaaaagattcaaaagaaataCTAAAATCGGTTTTTAGTTTGTCCTTTTCTCTTCGGACAAGGATTGGATTTAATAGGTTATTTTTTGTAGGGTCTCCTTATTCGCTATTAGATCAGTAGTGAtacatttttaattttcttttattttttcatagaGCCAAAACAAAAATGGCAAGTTATTAGAGTGTCCTTTTTCACGAACTTGGGGAACTCCTTGGCTCATAAACCCTGTTGTGTGGTTTTTACTCATTTCTCCCTCAAATCATATACAATACACAGTATGTAATGATCCCCAACCATGCACCCTCTCATTAGCTGATTGATATGATGGGAAAGTGTTCGGTTGGTTGTTCTAAAATTTGGGTGTATAAGCATCAAATTTTTTCATCTACATTGACCTTTCCCTGCAGGGTGGGAATCTACCTCCCATATAATCCTAACAAAAGACAGAGGCTATCATCTTAAGAAGAATGCATGAAATATATAGTTATTCTGGATTTTCATGGGATGCTAGGAGTGTAACATCAATTAGGTTGAACCAAAAGGGATGGTTCAACGTATAAGACTCCCAGcattgtggggtttgaaaaggGTGAAATACACAGACTTACCTCCATATATACAGAAGTTctttccatgtttcaaacctatGTCCTTCGGGTTGCAATGAAGCAACTTTATTGctgcatcaaaattcatcctcaGTTGAGTCTAGCAGTACACATGTTTTGTTGGATTGCTACAgagtttttataaatttaagttGGGTTAGGCTTGAAAATCCCAACCCTATCCCAATTAAAAATGGGTTAGGATTGTGCTTAAAACCAAAACCCAATCCAATCCAATCCCATTTATAAATAATTaagtttatattatattttcaataaatatttatatgtttCATTTAACTACATCTTCAATTCTATTAGGTCATAAACCTAGATAATGCATATAAGATTTCAACCACTCCGACATTAATGTAATACGAATCTTAAAATTGTTTTGCCATTCCTAAATTACCTATATAACTTGACCTAACTCAATAAATCTAATCCAAACCAATTCAACTAAATACTAACCCTTTCAATCAGCTTAAGGTGGGACCAGGTTGTATTGGATTGAATAAATCAAGACACAAGATTGTGTTGGCTTTGAATAGAGTTAGGAGATATATTTTGGTTGAGCTAGAGCTAGTTCTCAACTCAAGACAATCCAAGTTGCCCAAGTTACAGATCTTCTCATAAGATATTTCAGTGgcctcaattcaaaatttaaatccaAAGTACTTCTACGTGCAAataaaatagagttttattgtgCTTAAGTTTTTGCCacaattttgcataaatatctaaaatatctcAGACAATTTGATAGATGCCTTTATTTCTTCCAACTAAATATTTTGGTAATTCTTGTATAATTAAccaatattttaaattaattaaactATTAAAGTACGCATTAGTGATAGACACCATAGCATCTTCTTCCCTCTTATCCTATTTCTCTtcctcttatttctctctctaattaAGTCACATTCTAATTAAGAATATGgatgtaattttttttcaacGTCCTCCATCCAGAGATTGCAGAGAGTAGTCAATAAATAGttgaaggtccactcgtagatttcaaagtaaaaaaaaCTACAAACAGATGCAGTCGATATAAAGCCTCAAGTTAGGGACTTGTAAATTATTAAAGACATTTGTGGATAAATATTTGTAAAATTAAAATTGTAACATCTATATAAAATGAACACGGAGCCTTACAAAAATTGTTATTGACCATTATAACGGTTATAATAACCGTTATGTGTTTTAAAGCAACCTTTTAGTATTAAAATATGCACTAAAATaatgattattattataaaataatactaatttttggatcataaaattattattggagggaattttgatataaaaaattgaatttCAGAAAACATATTTTACTTGCAAGAACTTACAAGTGAAAAGAGTGGTTGTTATTAATATTATGACAATTTATTGtaacaaaaaataatgaaagataataactattatttatttctatattaTTTATCTTAAATATTTATTAGGGGTGGCTAAAACCATGGTCTTTATAATGGTGCAAATCCCATCAATGCATGAAAAGTCGGGGACTTGCAACAATGTTTAATGGCAAACATCAACCTCCGTCGTGACAGTTTTTATAGCGTTCTACCGGTTATTAAAATAATGTTGTtcaaaattcgatatttttattaaaaaaatattattttaatttattttaagtaACGTGGAGGTGAAGCTGACGTCACCTATATACTGGACTAGAGGTGATCAAaacccgggccgggccgggctcgggccgggctctacagcagaaattaggcccgatggctGTGCCcagacccggcccggcccgactgtcgggcttaaTTTTTTGTCCAGGCCCGACCCAACCTTATAAATCTGAtcccaggcccgacccgacaggcccgacccgaccgGCCCGGCAGGCCCGACCCGACCGGCCcgacaggcccgacccgacaggctcgattttttttttttggaatctaGAAATGGGCAAAAATGGCCCAACAGCTTAATGGGCTCTCTAAATTGGTTAATTGGTTAATGTTAAGGATATAACTAGCCTATTTTAAATAGATAGTGTTCGTGGTGGTTTCAAACTTTGGAATTTGGATATATCTACaaacattaaaaaagaaaaaacttgcAGCTTCAAGCCAATAGTGTTGTCCAGCTGAAAATTACAACCTAACAATAAAAACTGCAAACTTAgacaaaatacaaattacattgTCCCATTAACATTATAACAAACATGCATCTTTGTGCATTCAAAAGTTCATAAAAGTTCATAATTCTTGAAGCCACTTCCATAATAGAAAACTGTAGAACATTCTTGCATCTTCTAACTCTGAAAACCTACAAACACAAAATTGAAACATTAGCAATTGTTGATTGAACATGAATAATTATTAGAGttattaatagaatatctaaatGACCGAACCATGTAATCCCTCTTCCATCTCTTCCTCGTCATCTTCATCCTCACTAGATTCTTCCATGTTAGCTCCCAAGACACCCGATTGTcctaaaaaaatgtaaaaacaaataaatatgaaacaatagaaaattagtttttattcaaatatatattaaagaaaaaaatagaagaacaaGCAAAGATTTAAAGAATTACCTAATGAGAAGCCCTTTGCTCGCAACCAATCCTCATAACATGTAATAGCTTGAATTGTCTTTGGTGAAAGTGAGTTTCGCCAAGGATTTATCAACTTTTTACCCATACTGAAGGCAGACTCTGAAGGGACCGTTGATATGGAAATGGCCAAAATATCACGAGCCATCGATGCAAGCTCGGGAAAACGACCTGAGGCATCTCTCCAATATGCTAGAATATCCAAATCGATGTGCAGCCCAAGATTTTGCTCCTCCAAGTAAAGATCTAATTGTGACTTCCTATGATCATGCTTTTGTtttttactcaaaaataattCATAATCTTCAAAACTATCTGCATCTTGGTTACCAACATCACTGCCACTAGAAGTTCCAATCTTGGGAGAAAAGACTGAAGTTGAACGCAGCATATACTCCTCAAATAAATCATACAAAGTATTCTTAATATTCTGAACCATCTCCCTTGCACTAATCTCCCCATAAAGTTTAGAATAACAATATTCAACTAACTCTAACTTGCAACGGGGATCCAAAACTGTAGCACAAGATAAGATCAAACTATACTCAGACCAatacttgttaaatttaacTTGCATCTCTCTAACCATATCAACCATAAAATCATATGGGCCATTAGCAGTCTCTATCAATTTTCTATGAATCTCCCACACCcccctaaaataaatatttgctGTTGGATGTTTACTAGCAGAAAACTGATTAGTCACATCATAAAACACTTTCAAAAACTTATGAAGAATAGCTATTTTTTCCCACTCTTCTTCAGAAAGTGCAAAGATTCCAAATTCTCTATCACGCTGTCCCCAGTGATCTAAAACTGCCTTGAAATAAATAGCACGGTCCAGCATTATAAAAGTAGAATTCCATCTAACACAACAATCAGAACGCAATCTTTTTCTGGTATTCAAATGAAAACTTTGTTCAGCAATTTCAtaaaacttcttcttctttggaacTGAATTTTTCAAATGCTTGGCCACATTTCTAATTTTACAAACAACACCATCAATGAGATTCAGACCAGCTTGCACAATAAGATTTATAACATGGCAGCAACAACgaatttgaaaaaaatcacCACCATGCAAGAGAGATTTATTTGCAAGAAGACGAATCTTGAGAGAAGTAGCCATGGTATTATTATAAGATGCATTATCCAATGTCAAGGTAAAAATCTTACTATCAATTTTTCATTGAGCCAAGCATAAAGCGACCTCATCAGCGATAGAAAGCCCATCAAAGGGGACCCTTTTTCGAAACTTttatcctccctctctctctctctctcccccgttCTATCCCAACGATCCATCAGGATTCGGCGATCGAGAACCTGAGATCTATTTCGGCGTTCGCGCGAGAGGCTTGAAGGGTTATGTGGGACTTTTATCCTCCCTCCGAccctctccccttctctccCAACCGGGATCTGGCGATCGGGCCGCCTTGATATGGAGAACCTGAGCTCTCTTTCGCGCGAGTGGCTTGAAAGGATGGCGAGCCGGGCAGTCACAACCCTGGAGCCGGCCTTCTTCTTTGCGCCCCTGCAGCGGCGATCCCGCTATCAACCTCGGCC is a genomic window of Phoenix dactylifera cultivar Barhee BC4 chromosome 4, palm_55x_up_171113_PBpolish2nd_filt_p, whole genome shotgun sequence containing:
- the LOC120110559 gene encoding zinc finger BED domain-containing protein RICESLEEPER 2-like, giving the protein MATSLKIRLLANKSLLHGGDFFQIRCCCHVINLIVQAGLNLIDGVVCKIRNVAKHLKNSVPKKKKFYEIAEQSFHLNTRKRLRSDCCVRWNSTFIMLDRAIYFKAVLDHWGQRDREFGIFALSEEEWEKIAILHKFLKVFYDVTNQFSASKHPTANIYFRGVWEIHRKLIETANGPYDFMVDMVREMQVKFNKYWSEYSLILSCATVLDPRCKLELVEYCYSKLYGEISAREMVQNIKNTLYDLFEEYMLRSTSVFSPKIGTSSGSDVGNQDADSFEDYELFLSKKQKHDHRKSQLDLYLEEQNLGLHIDLDILAYWRDASGRFPELASMARDILAISISTVPSESAFSMGKKLINPWRNSLSPKTIQAITCYEDWLRAKGFSLGQSGVLGANMEESSEDEDDEEEMEEGLHGSVI